In one window of Paenarthrobacter nicotinovorans DNA:
- a CDS encoding SRPBCC family protein, with translation MTDNRKFEIVADTELPGTPERVWNAVTADTAAWMFPTDQWPAEKTVEEHPTHLVSRMEGPDGWFNQLEHVLEPLEGGRAKLHYVHSGIFADNWDEQYDGASKHTRFYLHTLGQYLQYFDGKPVTFTDIQALAASQVPDGFVQLKKALGVDGTAAGTAVDLELDGVGRLSGEVDFSDENFLGLRTADAMYRFFGRNVFGAPVGMTVHDFSGSGDAELTAKTWGAFLEKVYA, from the coding sequence ATGACTGACAACCGTAAATTCGAAATCGTGGCGGACACCGAGCTGCCCGGCACGCCCGAACGCGTCTGGAACGCCGTCACTGCCGACACAGCGGCCTGGATGTTCCCCACGGACCAGTGGCCCGCGGAGAAAACGGTGGAGGAGCACCCCACTCATTTGGTGTCGCGGATGGAGGGCCCCGACGGCTGGTTCAACCAGTTGGAACACGTCCTTGAGCCGTTGGAAGGTGGCCGCGCCAAGCTGCACTACGTCCACAGCGGGATTTTCGCCGACAACTGGGATGAGCAATACGACGGCGCCAGCAAGCACACCCGCTTCTACCTGCACACCCTGGGCCAGTACCTGCAGTACTTCGACGGCAAGCCGGTGACGTTCACGGACATCCAGGCGCTGGCGGCGTCGCAGGTGCCGGATGGTTTCGTGCAATTGAAGAAGGCCCTGGGAGTCGACGGCACCGCTGCCGGGACTGCTGTTGACCTGGAGCTCGACGGCGTTGGGCGGCTGAGCGGCGAGGTGGACTTCTCTGATGAGAACTTCCTCGGCCTGCGGACGGCGGATGCCATGTACCGGTTCTTCGGCCGCAACGTTTTCGGGGCCCCGGTGGGGATGACCGTGCACGATTTCAGTGGTTCCGGAGATGCGGAGCTGACCGCGAAAACCTGGGGTGCCTTCCTGGAGAAGGTGTACGCGTAG
- a CDS encoding TetR/AcrR family transcriptional regulator, with the protein MARPIVHDHLVQQRLLTVTAELVDREGPARVTLRDVATAAETSTSAIYSLFGGKAQLLQAAIDDGFRSFGESQRQAAPGGLLDLGRAYRTWALDHPALYRLMFGGALAAYVECTPTPEVASDSMLPLVEAVTSAQEAGRLRAGDPTVVSMAIWGQVHGLVGLELARMNAPETDWAGIYEAALESVARAWAP; encoded by the coding sequence ATGGCAAGACCCATCGTTCATGACCATCTGGTCCAGCAAAGACTCCTGACCGTCACGGCCGAACTCGTCGACCGCGAGGGCCCCGCCCGCGTCACCCTGCGCGACGTCGCCACGGCAGCGGAAACGTCAACCTCGGCCATCTACTCGCTTTTCGGCGGCAAGGCCCAGCTGCTGCAGGCAGCCATCGACGACGGCTTCCGCTCCTTTGGTGAATCCCAGCGCCAGGCGGCTCCGGGCGGCCTGCTGGACCTTGGCCGGGCTTACCGGACCTGGGCCCTGGACCACCCGGCGCTGTATCGACTGATGTTCGGCGGCGCGCTCGCGGCGTACGTCGAATGCACTCCGACGCCGGAAGTCGCCTCCGACTCGATGCTTCCCCTGGTGGAGGCGGTCACCTCCGCGCAGGAAGCGGGAAGGCTCCGGGCCGGAGACCCTACGGTGGTGTCTATGGCTATCTGGGGCCAGGTCCACGGCCTGGTGGGCCTGGAACTGGCCCGGATGAATGCGCCGGAAACCGACTGGGCCGGCATTTACGAAGCCGCCCTGGAATCGGTGGCCCGCGCCTGGGCCCCCTAA
- a CDS encoding DUF4188 domain-containing protein — translation MAQKVFPGRFTADIGRSDVTVFLIGMRANKWWKMGQVAKVASAMPAMMQHLATNPDAGLLGSEQWFGRTTIILSYWESPEHLRRFAADRDSPHLGPWRKFMKEIAGSGDVGVWHETYQVPASGIEVVYNGMPLFGLAKATTQVPIGPGTNTAKQRMGSATRAGH, via the coding sequence ATGGCACAAAAAGTCTTTCCCGGCCGCTTCACCGCGGACATCGGCCGCAGCGACGTCACGGTCTTCCTCATCGGCATGCGGGCCAACAAGTGGTGGAAGATGGGCCAGGTAGCCAAGGTTGCCTCGGCCATGCCCGCCATGATGCAACACCTCGCCACCAACCCTGACGCCGGCCTGCTCGGGAGCGAACAGTGGTTTGGGCGCACCACCATCATCCTGAGCTACTGGGAAAGCCCGGAACACCTGCGGCGGTTCGCGGCGGACCGGGACTCGCCCCACCTTGGGCCCTGGCGGAAGTTCATGAAGGAGATCGCGGGCAGCGGCGACGTTGGCGTTTGGCACGAGACGTACCAGGTTCCCGCGTCCGGCATCGAAGTGGTGTACAACGGCATGCCGCTGTTCGGCCTGGCCAAGGCGACAACGCAGGTTCCCATCGGCCCCGGCACGAACACGGCCAAGCAGCGGATGGGTTCAGCAACCCGCGCGGGGCACTAG
- the yczR gene encoding MocR-like transcription factor YczR — MAPSLNPTALLRLLGQWNAGVLPAYRELADVVRLLVMDGRIPLDVALPSERALAQSLGVSRTTVTAAYASLREQGFLTAGQGSRGRTCIPFRSTPASMPGLAAPEGILDLAYASLPAAGEAVHRSFAEALTELPALLPGFGYDAMGVAALREAIADKYSAEGVPTTPDQILVTSGAQHALNIVLRTLAGKQDRVMVEHPSYPNALDAIRAAGCRILPVALPAGTSPAWDIDAMVAMMNHQRPAMAYLVPDFHNPTGRIMSDLQRRRLARAAASVGTVLVVDETLRGLNLDGVRTAPMSAFSPAVVSIGSLSKSHWAGLRTGWIRADEDLVARFIATRTVMDLGGPVVEQLAAARLIRSFSDPLDARLEELRHNRESLLRLLGQQLPEWEVETPKGGLTAWCRLPSPCSTALTVLAPDFGVRLAAGPRFGVGGAFEHYLRVPYTLPPAQLEIAVGALRAAQDRLDATPQLRRTLKTGPATAVAVA; from the coding sequence ATGGCTCCCTCACTGAATCCCACCGCCCTCCTCCGCCTCCTGGGGCAGTGGAACGCCGGCGTCCTGCCCGCCTACCGCGAGCTCGCCGACGTCGTGCGTTTACTCGTGATGGACGGTCGCATCCCGCTGGACGTCGCGCTGCCCAGCGAGCGGGCGCTGGCCCAGTCGCTGGGCGTCAGCCGCACCACCGTGACGGCCGCGTACGCGAGCCTCCGGGAACAAGGATTCCTCACGGCCGGGCAGGGCAGCCGCGGGCGGACCTGCATCCCCTTCCGCTCGACGCCGGCGAGCATGCCCGGCCTGGCCGCACCGGAGGGTATCCTCGACTTGGCCTACGCCTCCTTGCCCGCGGCGGGTGAAGCAGTACACCGGTCCTTCGCGGAAGCACTCACCGAGCTGCCGGCGCTCCTGCCGGGCTTCGGTTACGACGCCATGGGCGTAGCGGCCCTTCGCGAGGCGATCGCGGACAAATACTCGGCAGAAGGCGTGCCCACCACCCCTGACCAGATCCTTGTCACTTCCGGGGCGCAGCATGCGCTGAACATCGTGCTGCGGACCCTGGCGGGCAAGCAGGACCGGGTCATGGTGGAACACCCCAGCTACCCCAACGCACTGGATGCCATCCGTGCCGCAGGATGCCGGATCCTCCCGGTCGCCTTGCCTGCGGGAACCTCTCCGGCGTGGGACATCGACGCCATGGTGGCCATGATGAACCACCAGCGGCCCGCGATGGCCTACCTCGTTCCGGACTTCCACAACCCGACCGGGCGCATCATGTCCGATCTGCAGCGCCGGCGACTGGCCCGCGCGGCCGCGTCCGTGGGGACGGTGCTGGTTGTTGATGAGACGCTTCGCGGGTTAAACCTCGACGGCGTCCGCACGGCTCCGATGTCCGCCTTCAGTCCCGCCGTGGTTTCCATCGGCTCGCTCAGCAAGTCGCATTGGGCGGGCCTGCGGACCGGCTGGATCCGGGCGGACGAGGACCTCGTTGCCCGATTCATAGCGACCCGTACCGTCATGGATCTGGGTGGCCCCGTGGTTGAGCAACTGGCGGCGGCGCGCCTGATCAGGTCGTTCTCCGATCCCCTGGACGCACGCCTCGAGGAGCTGCGCCATAACCGGGAATCACTGTTGCGACTCCTGGGGCAGCAATTGCCCGAGTGGGAGGTGGAAACGCCCAAGGGTGGATTGACTGCTTGGTGCCGGCTGCCGAGTCCATGCAGCACCGCCCTGACGGTATTGGCACCTGACTTCGGCGTGCGCCTGGCCGCCGGTCCGCGCTTCGGCGTGGGAGGCGCGTTCGAGCACTACCTGCGCGTGCCCTACACCTTGCCCCCGGCTCAGTTGGAGATTGCCGTCGGTGCGCTCCGCGCCGCCCAGGACAGGCTCGACGCAACACCCCAGCTCCGCCGCACGCTCAAGACCGGGCCGGCCACCGCCGTCGCGGTCGCCTAG
- the yczE gene encoding membrane protein YczE, producing the protein MMTRRITQLLIGLAMYGISLAMFIRAGLGLDPWDVFHQGLSQKTGFSIGVVVIAVSFLVLLLWIPLRQMPGIGTIANAVLVGLFADLGLWLIPSFSHLGGQIAMLAGAVILNGIASACYIGARLGPGARDGLMTGLVRRTGWSVRLVRTGIEVVVLAVGFLLGGSVGVGTVVYALAIGPIVQVLLPKFMVPERPKATAPTEAVEAAAAA; encoded by the coding sequence ATGATGACCCGCAGAATCACTCAACTCCTGATCGGCCTGGCAATGTACGGCATTTCCCTGGCCATGTTCATCCGGGCCGGCCTTGGGCTGGACCCTTGGGATGTGTTCCACCAAGGCCTGTCCCAGAAGACCGGCTTCAGCATCGGCGTAGTGGTCATCGCGGTCAGCTTCCTGGTTCTCCTGCTCTGGATCCCACTCCGGCAGATGCCCGGCATCGGTACCATCGCCAACGCGGTCCTGGTGGGCCTCTTCGCAGACCTTGGACTCTGGCTTATCCCGTCGTTCTCGCACCTCGGCGGGCAGATCGCCATGCTGGCCGGCGCCGTGATCCTCAACGGCATCGCCTCCGCCTGCTACATCGGAGCCCGTTTGGGTCCCGGCGCGCGTGACGGGCTCATGACGGGCCTTGTCCGGCGCACCGGGTGGTCCGTGCGACTGGTCCGCACCGGCATCGAAGTAGTGGTCCTGGCTGTGGGGTTCCTGCTTGGCGGCTCCGTGGGAGTGGGCACCGTGGTCTACGCCCTGGCCATCGGTCCGATCGTGCAGGTCCTGCTGCCGAAGTTCATGGTCCCGGAGCGGCCAAAGGCAACGGCCCCCACGGAAGCCGTGGAGGCCGCAGCCGCTGCGTGA
- a CDS encoding glycoside hydrolase family 26 protein, with the protein MARTLVSPPRPPRQKPAPPSFTGHPDRKRRRASLLVPVLVTALAATGLGFASREVVPIVQALSLCKAADAASIIPKDGVLLGVNLDWDSETLAEHRANLGHDPAVVVQFSDIPYDDETWSHTTNAVTQVRATGGALLLTLEPHGGLATMSDEVIAKLATDLRAINDQGTPVVVRFAHEMNGSWYSWGQQPIHYVEVFRKVAAAIHSQAPGTSMMWAPNYGGGYPFTGGQFAARPGTPDFAALDTDHDGTLTMSDDTYAPYYPGDDAVDWVGVSLYHWGNQRPWGNNDIAEPGKFLAMLTGTYNGTAGNDSAVPDFYQVYGVDHNRPVAIPETAAIFTPARSGASELDVKQAWWRQVFSAETHQKYPQLKMINWFEWKKYEIEINDDVDWRSAGSPTIRDALARDLPDWLRYGEDLGACR; encoded by the coding sequence ATGGCCCGGACATTAGTGTCTCCGCCACGGCCGCCGCGCCAGAAGCCGGCTCCGCCTTCCTTCACTGGCCATCCTGACCGCAAACGGAGGCGTGCAAGCCTTCTTGTTCCCGTCCTGGTAACAGCACTGGCCGCCACCGGTTTGGGGTTCGCTTCCAGGGAAGTGGTCCCCATCGTCCAGGCGTTGTCCTTGTGCAAGGCCGCCGATGCGGCATCCATCATTCCCAAAGATGGCGTGCTTCTTGGGGTCAACCTGGATTGGGATTCAGAGACCTTGGCCGAACACCGCGCAAACCTCGGCCATGATCCCGCGGTGGTGGTCCAGTTCTCGGACATCCCCTACGACGACGAGACGTGGTCCCACACCACGAACGCCGTCACCCAGGTCCGGGCAACAGGCGGTGCGCTGCTCCTGACCCTTGAGCCGCACGGCGGCCTGGCGACCATGAGCGATGAGGTGATCGCGAAATTGGCCACAGACTTGCGGGCCATCAACGATCAGGGGACGCCCGTCGTCGTGCGTTTTGCGCATGAGATGAACGGCTCCTGGTACTCGTGGGGCCAGCAGCCGATCCACTACGTGGAGGTGTTCCGGAAGGTGGCGGCAGCCATTCATTCCCAAGCCCCCGGCACCTCCATGATGTGGGCGCCCAACTACGGCGGAGGCTATCCGTTCACGGGTGGCCAGTTCGCGGCCCGTCCGGGCACTCCGGATTTTGCCGCGCTGGACACCGACCACGATGGCACGCTCACGATGTCCGATGACACCTACGCTCCCTACTATCCGGGGGATGACGCCGTGGATTGGGTGGGGGTGTCGCTGTATCACTGGGGCAACCAGCGGCCTTGGGGCAACAACGACATTGCCGAACCGGGCAAGTTCCTGGCCATGCTCACGGGCACGTACAACGGCACAGCAGGTAACGACAGTGCCGTGCCGGATTTCTACCAGGTGTACGGTGTGGACCATAACCGCCCTGTGGCCATCCCGGAGACCGCAGCGATCTTCACTCCTGCCCGCAGCGGGGCCTCCGAGCTGGACGTCAAGCAGGCATGGTGGCGCCAGGTCTTCTCCGCCGAAACCCACCAAAAGTATCCGCAGTTGAAAATGATCAACTGGTTCGAGTGGAAGAAGTACGAGATCGAGATTAACGACGACGTCGACTGGAGGAGCGCAGGATCGCCCACCATCCGCGACGCGCTGGCCCGGGACCTGCCGGACTGGTTGCGCTACGGCGAGGACTTGGGGGCGTGCCGCTAG
- a CDS encoding STAS domain-containing protein, with protein sequence MSTLSRVHNIIPTSLAHVDLTLTGALNAATVQAIRQDSAKAATDGPVLVLLDVTAVTTIGASGVVGLLEVLHFLRARGGDLRLFGNSLALETTRLQAHLGQVARVYENREEAVDGGRTLVRARHLTSRFAWLNLFTRRPRTLGWG encoded by the coding sequence ATGTCCACACTTTCCCGCGTCCACAACATCATCCCCACATCACTGGCGCACGTCGACCTGACCCTAACCGGCGCTTTGAACGCGGCAACCGTTCAGGCCATCCGCCAGGACTCAGCCAAGGCAGCAACCGACGGGCCCGTGCTGGTCCTGCTCGACGTGACCGCAGTGACCACCATCGGCGCGTCCGGCGTCGTCGGTCTTCTGGAGGTGCTGCACTTCCTGCGCGCCCGCGGAGGAGATCTTCGCCTCTTCGGTAACTCCCTGGCGCTCGAAACCACCCGCCTCCAGGCCCATCTGGGGCAAGTCGCCCGTGTCTACGAGAACCGCGAGGAAGCCGTAGACGGTGGTCGGACACTCGTGCGTGCACGCCACCTCACGTCCAGGTTCGCCTGGCTCAACCTGTTCACCCGACGTCCACGCACTCTTGGTTGGGGCTGA
- a CDS encoding glycosyltransferase family 2 protein, producing the protein MGIRKQILVRILAVLVVSFGLIYISWRWSGTVAWDAWWISLPLVAAETYSLGESALYAATMWNARRRPPPPPALPGRTVDVFIATYNEPLDLVLRTAIAARDMEYPHETWILDDGDRSDFATAARQIGVGYIRRGPEWDGRQRFAKAGNVNNALSMTTGEFVAILDADQVPEPRFLDRVLGYFDAGEVAFVQTPQHFWNVPDRDPLGSQAELFYGPIQQGKDGWDAAFFCGSNAVLRREALMALGLTRYTRTATEHTWSALRRGRARLQDLLGELGRRHPAAMPVVEQALEAITRAEHQVRRGDVLAEITFELRVSFHAAALGNPDAMDDVVPELDAVLESVDVAHTDQALAIHPMDTTTITEDMATAMHLHAMGWGSVYHHEVLVHGLAPEDVSTMLSQRHRWAAGTMQVFFKDNPLFLRGLTLAQRLMYLGTMTSYLNGFAALSYIAAPVVFLVAGTYPLTASPVVFFCLFLPFFISCQLLFQVAGNGAKGLWRGQQWSFALFPTWIAATCSGAAAVFLGKHLAFSVTAKSKQATGRGFQHVRLQIGAMAVLVLCSGIGIARAATGEAPLYPTLITLVWVALDLALLSVVIGAARYRGPGDDLKDPMPVPRELVEVLGPDSAGAPHSAGPHT; encoded by the coding sequence ATGGGCATTCGTAAGCAGATTTTGGTAAGGATCCTTGCCGTCCTGGTGGTTTCCTTTGGATTGATCTACATCAGTTGGCGCTGGTCGGGCACCGTTGCGTGGGACGCATGGTGGATTTCCCTGCCCCTCGTTGCGGCGGAAACGTACAGCCTGGGCGAATCGGCGTTGTACGCGGCTACCATGTGGAATGCACGACGGCGGCCGCCTCCCCCTCCTGCCCTGCCGGGCAGGACCGTGGACGTTTTCATCGCCACCTATAACGAGCCGCTCGACCTCGTCCTCAGGACGGCCATCGCGGCCAGGGACATGGAATATCCGCACGAAACGTGGATCCTGGACGATGGCGACCGCAGTGACTTCGCCACGGCAGCCCGGCAGATCGGCGTCGGATACATCAGGCGGGGCCCCGAATGGGATGGCCGGCAGCGGTTCGCCAAGGCAGGCAACGTCAATAATGCCCTCTCCATGACCACCGGTGAATTCGTGGCCATTCTGGACGCGGACCAAGTCCCGGAACCCCGGTTCCTGGACCGTGTCCTTGGCTACTTTGATGCCGGAGAGGTGGCGTTCGTCCAGACGCCGCAGCACTTTTGGAATGTTCCGGACCGTGATCCCCTGGGCAGCCAGGCGGAGCTGTTCTACGGACCTATCCAGCAAGGCAAGGACGGGTGGGATGCGGCGTTCTTCTGCGGTTCCAATGCTGTCCTGCGCAGGGAAGCCCTCATGGCCCTGGGCCTGACGCGTTACACCCGGACCGCCACCGAACACACGTGGAGCGCCCTGCGCAGGGGTCGCGCCCGGTTGCAGGATCTCCTTGGCGAGCTGGGCAGGCGGCATCCGGCGGCCATGCCGGTGGTTGAGCAGGCGCTGGAGGCGATCACCCGCGCGGAACATCAGGTCCGCAGGGGCGATGTCCTGGCGGAAATCACCTTCGAACTCCGCGTCTCCTTCCATGCTGCGGCGTTGGGGAACCCCGATGCCATGGACGATGTGGTGCCTGAACTTGATGCGGTGCTGGAATCGGTGGATGTGGCGCACACGGATCAGGCACTTGCCATCCACCCGATGGACACCACCACCATCACCGAAGACATGGCAACCGCCATGCACCTTCACGCCATGGGATGGGGAAGCGTCTACCACCATGAAGTGCTGGTGCACGGGCTGGCCCCGGAGGACGTGTCCACCATGTTGTCGCAGCGCCACCGCTGGGCAGCCGGCACCATGCAGGTGTTCTTCAAGGACAATCCGCTGTTCCTTCGCGGCCTGACGTTGGCACAGCGCCTCATGTACCTGGGCACCATGACCAGTTACCTCAACGGCTTCGCCGCCTTGAGCTACATTGCGGCGCCGGTGGTTTTCCTGGTCGCGGGAACCTACCCCCTCACGGCGAGCCCCGTGGTCTTCTTCTGTTTGTTCCTGCCGTTCTTCATTTCCTGCCAGCTGCTCTTCCAGGTGGCGGGCAACGGAGCCAAGGGTCTCTGGCGCGGCCAGCAGTGGTCCTTTGCTCTTTTCCCCACGTGGATCGCGGCGACGTGTTCCGGTGCGGCAGCCGTCTTTCTGGGCAAACACCTGGCGTTCTCGGTCACTGCCAAAAGCAAACAGGCCACTGGGCGCGGTTTCCAGCACGTCCGGCTCCAGATCGGGGCCATGGCCGTCCTGGTTTTGTGTTCGGGCATAGGGATAGCCAGGGCAGCGACCGGCGAAGCTCCCCTGTACCCCACCCTCATCACCCTTGTCTGGGTGGCCTTGGACCTGGCCCTTTTGAGTGTGGTGATCGGCGCCGCAAGGTACCGGGGTCCCGGAGATGACCTGAAGGATCCCATGCCCGTCCCCAGGGAACTCGTTGAGGTCCTCGGGCCGGATTCCGCTGGAGCCCCGCACAGCGCAGGACCACACACCTGA
- a CDS encoding glycoside hydrolase family 16 protein: MKRRLMPLVMVIVGLAVSATLIAPEPPALAAAGMPAPGALVWSDEFNGPAGTAPDSAKWVHDTGGSGWGNGELQYYTASTRNAAADGQGNLAITARRENPAGNQCHYGACQYTSARLLTAGKFSRTQGRFEARLKLPKGQGMWPAFWMLGDNVFTDGWPNSGELDVMENVGKEPGTTWGSIHGPGYSGANAANASYTLPHGAALGDAFHTFTVDWAADSITWYIDGVPYSHKTKANTPGPWVFDHNFFLLLNLAVGGYWPGAPDSGTTFPQSLLVDYVRVYELAAAPSAAPASARIQGYAGKCIDVAGRQATDGAQLQLWDCEAAASEQWTFASNGTVQSLGKCMDVAWGSTSNGARVQLAACNGNAAQQFVLNSAGDLVNPQANKCVDVADWSWSNGSRLQLWDCAGSANQKWWRTV, translated from the coding sequence ATGAAGCGAAGACTCATGCCTTTGGTGATGGTCATCGTCGGACTGGCCGTCTCAGCGACACTCATCGCTCCTGAACCGCCGGCGCTGGCAGCGGCCGGCATGCCGGCTCCCGGTGCGTTGGTGTGGAGCGATGAATTCAACGGACCAGCCGGAACAGCGCCCGACTCCGCCAAATGGGTCCACGACACCGGGGGATCGGGGTGGGGTAACGGCGAACTCCAGTACTACACCGCCAGCACGCGGAACGCCGCCGCCGACGGGCAAGGCAACCTTGCCATCACCGCGCGGCGGGAAAACCCGGCCGGAAATCAATGCCATTACGGGGCATGTCAGTACACCTCCGCGCGCCTCTTGACGGCGGGGAAGTTCAGCCGCACCCAGGGCCGGTTCGAAGCCCGGCTCAAACTGCCCAAAGGACAAGGAATGTGGCCCGCGTTCTGGATGTTGGGCGACAACGTTTTCACTGATGGCTGGCCCAACAGCGGCGAGCTCGACGTCATGGAAAACGTCGGCAAGGAACCCGGGACAACGTGGGGAAGCATCCACGGTCCCGGGTATTCAGGTGCAAACGCCGCCAACGCCAGCTACACCTTGCCGCACGGTGCCGCGTTGGGGGACGCTTTCCACACGTTCACCGTGGATTGGGCGGCGGATTCAATCACCTGGTACATCGACGGGGTCCCGTACTCACACAAGACCAAGGCCAACACACCCGGGCCATGGGTATTCGACCACAACTTCTTCCTGCTGCTGAACCTGGCCGTGGGTGGTTATTGGCCCGGAGCGCCGGATTCAGGCACCACTTTTCCGCAGTCGCTCCTGGTCGACTACGTCCGTGTGTACGAGCTCGCTGCGGCTCCGTCAGCGGCTCCCGCCAGTGCCAGGATCCAGGGCTACGCGGGCAAATGCATCGATGTTGCCGGACGCCAGGCCACCGACGGTGCCCAGCTGCAACTGTGGGACTGTGAGGCGGCTGCCTCCGAACAATGGACCTTCGCTTCCAACGGCACGGTGCAGTCGTTGGGCAAATGCATGGACGTGGCCTGGGGTTCCACCAGTAACGGCGCTCGCGTCCAGCTGGCCGCGTGCAACGGAAACGCCGCGCAGCAGTTCGTGCTGAACTCTGCCGGAGATCTGGTGAACCCCCAGGCGAACAAATGCGTGGACGTAGCCGACTGGTCGTGGTCGAATGGTTCACGCCTGCAGTTATGGGATTGCGCCGGGTCCGCCAACCAGAAATGGTGGCGGACGGTGTAG
- a CDS encoding Fpg/Nei family DNA glycosylase — MPEGDSIWRAANRLNEALAGQVITASDFRVPRFATLNLTGWTMTEVVPRGKHLLMRLTGPVDDEPGASRKPRALTIHSHLKMEGNWMIYPPGGRWTKPGHTARCVLRTAVADAVGFSLGILEVVPTAEEDKIVGHLGPDLLGPDWDEEEALRRLKAEPDVTVGFALLDQRKLAGIGNIYRCEACYLSGIHPALSVGEVPDLAKTVTDAKRLLGENLGPGRRTTLGPRALRPGYWVYGRERQPCRRCGATIRRALLAGPDGTEERDIYFCPRCQPAP, encoded by the coding sequence GTGCCTGAAGGCGATTCCATTTGGCGGGCCGCCAACCGGCTCAACGAGGCCTTGGCGGGCCAAGTCATCACAGCTTCCGACTTCCGCGTGCCCCGTTTCGCCACCCTCAACCTGACTGGCTGGACCATGACGGAAGTGGTCCCCAGGGGCAAGCACCTGCTCATGCGCTTGACCGGCCCCGTTGACGACGAGCCCGGTGCCAGCAGGAAACCCCGGGCACTGACCATCCACTCCCACCTCAAAATGGAGGGTAACTGGATGATTTACCCGCCGGGTGGTCGATGGACCAAGCCGGGCCACACGGCACGTTGCGTCCTTCGCACGGCAGTTGCCGACGCGGTCGGGTTCTCCCTGGGCATCCTGGAAGTCGTGCCCACCGCCGAGGAAGACAAGATCGTGGGACACCTCGGCCCCGACCTCCTGGGGCCGGACTGGGACGAGGAAGAAGCCCTGCGCAGGCTGAAGGCCGAGCCGGACGTTACGGTCGGCTTCGCCTTGCTGGACCAACGGAAACTGGCAGGGATCGGCAACATTTACCGCTGCGAGGCATGCTACCTTTCGGGCATCCACCCGGCCCTGTCTGTCGGAGAAGTCCCGGATCTGGCCAAGACCGTCACCGACGCCAAACGCCTCCTGGGCGAAAACCTTGGACCTGGCCGCCGGACCACTTTGGGCCCACGAGCCCTGCGTCCCGGCTACTGGGTTTACGGCCGGGAACGCCAACCCTGCAGGCGATGCGGCGCCACGATCCGCCGTGCCCTGCTGGCAGGACCGGACGGAACCGAAGAACGCGACATCTACTTCTGCCCGCGCTGCCAACCCGCTCCCTAG